From the Daucus carota subsp. sativus chromosome 8, DH1 v3.0, whole genome shotgun sequence genome, one window contains:
- the LOC108198933 gene encoding NDR1/HIN1-like protein 26 yields the protein MYPQDHVPIQIGTTPTPDNRQLKRRHTARYYMHRVQESLTTRVSKFICAICLGILFFAGIVAFIVYLSLRPHRPRFFIQQFSLPALAQPNGFENAELTFNVTARNSNHKIGVYYDDMAVTAYYDDQSIGGRPVLFPFYQEPKNSTIIFGTLSGTRLTVDNRRWMQFLTDRARGKVMFRLELVSTIRFKISTWDSKRHKMHANCQVEVGADGMMMASYVGHRCPTYFT from the coding sequence ATGTATCCTCAAGATCATGTCCCCATTCAGATTGGAACCACTCCCACCCCCGATAATCGACAGCTTAAACGGCGCCACACGGCCCGATACTACATGCACAGGGTGCAAGAGAGTCTGACTACTAGGGTTTCCAAGTTCATTTGTGCAATATGTCTTGGCATTCTCTTTTTTGCAGGCATTGTAGCATTTATAGTTTATCTAAGCTTGCGTCCACACCGGCCACGGTTCTTCATCCAGCAGTTCTCTCTCCCGGCCTTGGCGCAGCCTAATGGATTCGAGAATGCTGAACTCACCTTCAATGTAACAGCGCGAAACTCCAACCACAAGATTGGAGTTTATTATGATGACATGGCGGTAACTGCATATTACGATGATCAGAGCATTGGTGGGCGGCCAGTTTTGTTTCCATTTTACCAGGAGCCTAAAAATTCGACAATTATATTCGGTACGTTGAGTGGGACTAGGTTAACTGTGGATAATCGCCGTTGGATGCAGTTCTTGACGGATCGGGCAAGAGGGAAAGTAATGTTTCGGCTTGAGTTGGTGTCGACGATTCGGTTCAAGATTTCGACTTGGGATAGCAAACGGCATAAAATGCATGCAAATTGTCAAGTAGAAGTTGGGGCTGATGGCATGATGATGGCTAGTTATGTTGGACATAGATGCCCTACTTATTTCACCTAA
- the LOC108200075 gene encoding oxygen-evolving enhancer protein 3-2, chloroplastic, translated as MAQAMASMAGLLGSSQAVLEGSLQLSGSRTLSVASNNRANVARPGFSVRAQQVSFESEASRRAVLGLVALGLGVGSFAKDGLAAASSIKVGPPPPPSGGLPGTDNSDEARDLDIPLKKRFYLQPLPPTEAAARAKDSAKDILNVKELIDKKAWPYVQNDLRSKASYLRYDLNTIISAKPKDEKTSLKELTGKLFQVINDLDYAAKTKSTPKAEKAYAETVTALNDVLAKLG; from the exons ATGGCTCAAGCAATGGCATCAATGGCTGGTCTACTTGGTTCCTCTCAAGCTGTCTTGGAAGGTAGCCTTCAGCTCAGTGGCTCAAGAACCTTAAGTGTGGCTAGCAACAACAGGGCGAATGTGGCTCGACCAGGGTTCAGTGTCAGAGCACAGCAAGTGTCGTTTGAGTCCGAGGCTAGCCGTCGCGCTGTCCTGGGTCTTGTGGCTCTTGGTTTGGGTGTTGGTTCTTTTGCCAAGGATGGGCTAGCTGCTGCAAGTTCAATCAAAGTTGGACCACCTCCTCCTCCCTCGGGCGGTTTGC CTGGAACTGACAACTCAGATGAGGCCAGAGACCTTGACATACCACTGAAAAAGCGTTTTTACCTGCAACCATTGCCACCAACTGAGGCAGCCGCGAGGGCAAAGGATTCAGCCAAGGATATTTTAAATGTCAAGGAGCTTATCGACAAGAAGGCGTGGCCATATGTTCAAAATGATCTTCGTTCCAAGGCTTCTTATCTGCGTTATGATCTAAACACTATCATTTCTGCAAAGCCAAAAGACGAGAAGACATCACTCAAAGAACTCACAGGAAAGCTCTTCCAAGTTATTAATGAT TTGGACTATGCAGCCAAGACTAAGAGCACTCCTAAAGCAGAGAAGGCCTATGCTGAAACTGTGACCGCACTCAATGATGTTCTTGCAAAGCTTGGTTAG
- the LOC108200074 gene encoding cytochrome P450 CYP736A12: MYESTMFVILLILVPILLLVYRRWTTSNPHHKLPPGPRGLPIIGNLHMLGTLPHRAITELAKHYGPIMSLSLGSVPAIVVSSPQAAELFLKTHDTVFASRPKIQVAELYSYGVKGIAFTPYGPYWRNMRKFCTRELLTTKVIDSFAWMRKEELGFFVESIREAASSRVALDVTKIVGELIQDMICRMLFGKSRDVRFDLSGILEEMTETGGAFNIADYFPFLRALDLQGLARRARRTSKDFDEMLELIIDEHEVIGNLEEKNGKEDFVDMLLSLKNRTTGTNDQLGFTFDRANVKAIILDMIFGAVDTSHTAVIWVMSELTRHPRVMSRVQKELEMVVGDNDIVEEAHLSKLDYLYMVVKESLRLHPVAPLSVPHESTEDILVNGYHIPKKSRIIINNWGLGRDSNVWSENALEFIPERFSGSKIDLQGQDFQFIPFGSGRRGCPGLHLGLINIQLLVAQMVHCFDWDLSTGTSPTELEMDEKFGLTMSRLDHLVATPTVRVREKHLT, encoded by the exons ATGTACGAATCAACCATGTTTGTCATATTGCTTATCCTCGTACCCATCTTGTTGCTCGTCTATCGCCGGTGGACCACCTCAAATCCCCACCACAAACTCCCACCGGGACCCCGCGGGCTCCCGATCATCGGGAACCTCCACATGCTAGGCACCCTGCCTCACCGAGCCATCACCGAGCTCGCCAAACACTACGGCCCCATCATGTCCCTGAGCCTCGGGTCCGTGCCAGCCATCGTGGTCTCATCCCCTCAAGCAGCCGAGCTCTTTCTCAAGACTCACGACACAGTTTTCGCCAGCAGGCCTAAAATACAAGTTGCAGAGCTCTACTCTTATGGAGTAAAGGGCATAGCATTTACGCCCTACGGTCCGTATTGGCGAAACATGAGAAAATTTTGTACGCGGGAGCTACTCACCACGAAAGTCATCGATTCGTTTGCGTGGATGAGGAAGGAGGAGCTGGGATTTTTCGTGGAAAGTATCAGAGAAGCGGCTAGCTCGCGAGTGGCGTTGGATGTTACTAAGATTGTGGGAGAGTTGATCCAGGACATGATTTGCAGGATGTTGTTTGGGAAAAGCAGAGATGTGAGATTTGATCTCAGTGGAATTCTCGAGGAAATGACAGAGACAGGGGGAGCTTTCAATATTGCAGACTACTTTCCTTTCCTAAGAGCTCTGGACTTGcag GGACTTGCCCGACGAGCCAGGAGAACCAGCAAAGATTTTGATGAGATGTTAGAACTGATCATTGATGAGCATGAAGTTATTGGTAACCTTGAAGAAAAAAATGGGAAGGAAGATTTTGTTGACATGCTTTTATCCTTAAAGAATAGGACCACTGGTACAAATGACCAACTTGGTTTTACATTTGATAGAGCAAATGTGAAAGCAATTATACTCGATATGATATTTGGAGCAGTTGATACCTCACACACTGCAGTCATATGGGTAATGTCAGAACTTACAAGGCATCCGAGGGTGATGAGTCGAGTTCAAAAAGAACTTGAAATGGTTGTTGGGGATAATGATATAGTCGAAGAAGCTCATTTGTCTAAGTTGGATTACCTATATATGGTTGTTAAAGAAAGTTTAAGGCTACATCCTGTTGCGCCCCTATCTGTTCCTCATGAGTCTACTGAAGACATTTTGGTAAATGGATATCACATTCCAAAGAAGTCAAGAATCATTATTAACAACTGGGGATTAGGACGAGATTCTAATGTATGGTCTGAGAATGCACTAGAATTTATCCCAGAGAGGTTCAGTGGAAGCAAAATTGATCTTCAAGGACAAGATTTCCAATTTATACCATTTGGTTCAGGACGAAGAGGATGTCCTGGGTTGCACTTAGGCTTGATTAACATTCAATTGTTGGTTGCTCAGATGGTACATTGCTTTGATTGGGACTTATCAACTGGTACGTCGCCTACTGAGTTGGAAATGGATGAAAAGTTTGGTCTAACAATGTCAAGACTGGACCATCTGGTGGCCACACCAACTGTTCGTGTTAGAGAGAAACATTTAACTTAA
- the LOC108197484 gene encoding protein HEAT-STRESS-ASSOCIATED 32 isoform X1, which produces MYRWKTRFHEEEDRPEKPRRYGVTEMRAPNYTIFTRDLLQFHYIQETFESMGEFVDGLKFTGGSNSMMPKSFIKDVTDMARKHNVYVSTGDWAEHLLRKGPSGFKEYLEECKQLGFDTVELNMGSFGFPEETLLRFVRLIKNAGLKAKPQFSVKFEKSDIPKAGNRAYGSYVVPTPQNSEMIEDMDLMITRAERCLDAGADMIMIDADDVCKYVDTIRSDIIAKVIGRLGLEKIMFETSNAKASEWFINQYGPRVNLFVDQGQVLNLECLRGQNIGNISRSVFGRSSFLF; this is translated from the exons ATGTATAGGTGGAAGACCAGATTTCACGAAGAAGAAGACAGGCCAGAGAAGCCAAGAAGATACGGCGTTACTGAAATGAGAGCTCCCAATTATACTATATTCACTCGCGATCTCCTTCAA TTCCATTATATCCAGGAAACTTTCGAATCAATGGGAGAATTTGTTGATGGACTGAAATTTACTGGAGGCTCTAACAGCATGATGCCAAAAAGTTTCATCAAGGATGTGACTGACATGGCTCGCAAACACAATGTATATGTTAGCACTGGTGACTGGGCTGAACACTTGCTCCGTAAAGGTCCATCTGGTTTTAAAGAATACTTGGAG GAGTGCAAGCAGTTGGGATTTGATACAGTTGAACTAAATATGGGATCATTTGGATTTCCGGAAGAAACTCTCTTGAGATTCGTAAGGTTGATTAAGAATGCTGGATTAAAAGCAAAGCCCCAATTCTCTGTGAAGTTTGAGAAATCTGATATTCCTAAAGCTGGTAATAGAGCATATGGGTCCTATGTGGTTCCTACACCACAAAATTCTG AAATGATCGAGGATATGGATCTAATGATCACGAGGGCGGAGAGATGCTTGGATGCTGGAGCGGACATGATAATGATTGATGCTGATGATGTCTGCAAGTATGTAGACACCATACGGAGTGACATAATTGCAAAGGTTATCGGTCGTCTGGGACTAGAGAAAATTATGTTTGAAACATCCAATGCTAAAGCTTCGGAGTGGTTTATAAATCAATACGGACCTAGg gTCAACCTTTTTGTGGATCAAGGGCAGGTGCTGAACCTGGAGTGCCTCCGGGGACAAAATATAGGTAATATTAGTAGGTCTGTTTTTGGTCGGTCTAGTTTCCTGTTCTAA
- the LOC108197484 gene encoding protein HEAT-STRESS-ASSOCIATED 32 isoform X2, protein MYRWKTRFHEEEDRPEKPRRYGVTEMRAPNYTIFTRDLLQETFESMGEFVDGLKFTGGSNSMMPKSFIKDVTDMARKHNVYVSTGDWAEHLLRKGPSGFKEYLEECKQLGFDTVELNMGSFGFPEETLLRFVRLIKNAGLKAKPQFSVKFEKSDIPKAGNRAYGSYVVPTPQNSEMIEDMDLMITRAERCLDAGADMIMIDADDVCKYVDTIRSDIIAKVIGRLGLEKIMFETSNAKASEWFINQYGPRVNLFVDQGQVLNLECLRGQNIGNISRSVFGRSSFLF, encoded by the exons ATGTATAGGTGGAAGACCAGATTTCACGAAGAAGAAGACAGGCCAGAGAAGCCAAGAAGATACGGCGTTACTGAAATGAGAGCTCCCAATTATACTATATTCACTCGCGATCTCCTTCAA GAAACTTTCGAATCAATGGGAGAATTTGTTGATGGACTGAAATTTACTGGAGGCTCTAACAGCATGATGCCAAAAAGTTTCATCAAGGATGTGACTGACATGGCTCGCAAACACAATGTATATGTTAGCACTGGTGACTGGGCTGAACACTTGCTCCGTAAAGGTCCATCTGGTTTTAAAGAATACTTGGAG GAGTGCAAGCAGTTGGGATTTGATACAGTTGAACTAAATATGGGATCATTTGGATTTCCGGAAGAAACTCTCTTGAGATTCGTAAGGTTGATTAAGAATGCTGGATTAAAAGCAAAGCCCCAATTCTCTGTGAAGTTTGAGAAATCTGATATTCCTAAAGCTGGTAATAGAGCATATGGGTCCTATGTGGTTCCTACACCACAAAATTCTG AAATGATCGAGGATATGGATCTAATGATCACGAGGGCGGAGAGATGCTTGGATGCTGGAGCGGACATGATAATGATTGATGCTGATGATGTCTGCAAGTATGTAGACACCATACGGAGTGACATAATTGCAAAGGTTATCGGTCGTCTGGGACTAGAGAAAATTATGTTTGAAACATCCAATGCTAAAGCTTCGGAGTGGTTTATAAATCAATACGGACCTAGg gTCAACCTTTTTGTGGATCAAGGGCAGGTGCTGAACCTGGAGTGCCTCCGGGGACAAAATATAGGTAATATTAGTAGGTCTGTTTTTGGTCGGTCTAGTTTCCTGTTCTAA
- the LOC108198209 gene encoding equilibrative nucleotide transporter 3 produces the protein METGLPADETQVRLQGKGSAMAVSWVLGVGALASRNSIFTIGDYYYKLFPDYHPDRVLTLVYQTLALSAMILFTYKESKINTRRRNMSGYILFFLTTLALVLLDLITSGKGGTRNYIVICVFVAAFGVADAHVQGGMVGDLSLMCPEFVQSFFGGMAASGALTSALRLITKAAFEKSDSGLRKGAIMFLAISTLLELVCIYLYAYVFPNLPVVKYYRTKAALEGSKTVSSDLVAAGIQTNASEQDVLKPRESLCKKELLFQNIDYAVEIFLIFLLSLSIFPGFLYENTGKHHWGSWYPLVLIAVFNLWDLIGRYIPLKNSIKMESRKGLLLATLSRFLLVPAFHFTGKYGNPGLMLFLVLFLGLSNGYLTVCVMTVAPRGYKGPEQNALGNLLVLCLLGGIFAGVSLDWLWLLD, from the exons ATGGAAACTGGACTTCCAGCTGATGAAACTCAAGTTAGGCTTCAG GGGAAGGGTAGTGCAATGGCAGTGTCATGGGTTCTCGGTGTTGGAGCACTAGCCTCGCGAAATAGTATTTTCACAATAGGAGATTActactacaaattgtttcca GATTACCATCCAGACCGAGTACTGACACTCGTATACCAGACATTAGCACTATCAGCAATGATACTTTTCACTTACAAAGAATCAAAGATAAACACAAGGCGTCGCAACATGTCTGGTTACATCCTATTCTTTCTAACTACTCTGGCACTTGTTCTG TTGGATCTAATTACATCAGGGAAAGGGGGTACCCGAAATTATATTGTCATTTGTGTTTTTGTGGCTGCTTTTGGAGTAGCAGATGCTCATGTTCAAGGAGGCATGGTAGGAGACCTATCTTTGATGTGCCCCGAGTTTGTCCAG TCCTTCTTTGGTGGAATGGCTGCATCAGGGGCCCTTACATCTGCTCTCAGGTTAATCACAAAAGCAGCATTCGAAAAATCAGACAGTGGTCTGCGGAAAGGAGCCA TCATGTTTCTTGCCATATCTACTTTGTTGGAACTAGTTTGCATATATCTTTATGCATACGTCTTCCCTAATCTACCAGTTGTTAAATATTACCGCACAAAAGCTGCATTAGAAGGATCCAAGACTGTTTCATCCGATCTTGTGGCTGCTGGCATCCAAACAAACGCAAGT GAACAGGATGTTCTGAAACCGAGGGAGAGCCTGTGTAAAAAGGAATTGCTCTTTCAGAATATTGATTATGCAGTTgaaatatttcttatatttttactCAGTTTGTCAATTTTCCCAGGATTCCTCTATGAAAACACTGGTAAACATCATTGGGGATCATG GTATCCGCTAGTTCTCATTGCAGTATTTAATTTGTGGGATCTAATTGGACGATACATCCCTCTGAAAAATTCCATCAAAATGGAGAGTCGAAAAGGCCTTCTGCTTGCAACACTATCTCGATTTTTACTTGTCCCTGCATTTCATTTTACTGGAAAATATGGGAATCCTGGGTTGATGTTGTTTCTCGTTTTGTTCTTGGGATTAAGTAATGGTTATCTAACTGTATGTGTCATGACAGTAGCTCCTAGAGGTTACAAG GGTCCAGAGCAAAATGCATTAGGAAATTTACTAGTGTTATGCCTTTTAGGAGGAATATTTGCAGGCGTGTCACTCGATTGGCTATGGCTTCTTGATTGA